From the Desulfosarcina sp. BuS5 genome, one window contains:
- a CDS encoding LolA family protein, giving the protein MRIQIALLSVLILLHAGFALSTDQAQKTVALKEDVPFTLDHIMERIENRYNNMGFSADFIQESTLKALDITDSATGNMMVKYPGMMRWEYEKPDKQIIVTDGKSLWVHRPEDNQVMIGAAPVFFGEGKGAGFLSDMTVLRKKFNISLEKTAPDGLIELKLIPKKKAFDISAIYLFISKKTFVITEIVTCNTYDDKTSIKLYNIEFTKDMDSAEFAFALPEDVDILQLDESP; this is encoded by the coding sequence ATGCGAATACAAATAGCCTTATTATCTGTTTTGATCTTATTGCATGCCGGGTTTGCCTTAAGCACCGACCAGGCACAAAAGACGGTTGCTTTAAAAGAAGATGTTCCTTTTACTCTCGACCATATTATGGAAAGGATTGAAAACCGGTATAACAATATGGGCTTTTCAGCTGACTTTATCCAGGAATCGACCTTAAAAGCTCTGGATATAACCGATTCCGCAACTGGCAATATGATGGTTAAATATCCCGGAATGATGCGCTGGGAATATGAAAAACCTGATAAACAGATTATTGTTACGGACGGTAAATCTCTTTGGGTTCATCGTCCCGAAGACAATCAGGTAATGATAGGAGCAGCTCCTGTTTTTTTTGGAGAAGGAAAAGGAGCGGGTTTTTTGTCGGATATGACTGTTTTAAGAAAAAAATTTAATATCAGCCTGGAAAAGACTGCACCGGATGGCTTGATTGAACTTAAACTCATACCCAAGAAAAAAGCATTTGATATATCTGCAATTTATCTTTTTATTTCAAAAAAGACTTTTGTTATTACTGAAATAGTTACCTGTAATACCTATGATGATAAAACCAGTATAAAATTATATAATATAGAATTTACAAAAGATATGGATAGTGCGGAGTTTGCTTTTGCACTACCTGAAGATGTAGATATACTGCAATTAGACGAATCGCCTTAG
- a CDS encoding DUF2784 family protein, translating into MVARYCCPFTDWHWEVKRELGETNLPNSYVKYYADKLTEFTWDPSVVDAAVLILGLLAFILSCWLNLQDYNSHRYARHYDSSLK; encoded by the coding sequence GTGGTTGCCCGATACTGCTGCCCTTTTACGGACTGGCATTGGGAGGTCAAGCGTGAGCTCGGAGAAACTAACTTGCCTAATTCATACGTCAAGTACTATGCAGATAAACTAACAGAATTTACATGGGATCCTTCGGTAGTGGACGCGGCAGTCTTGATTCTGGGTCTCTTGGCATTTATTCTGTCATGTTGGCTCAACTTGCAGGACTATAATTCTCATAGATATGCACGGCACTACGATTCATCGTTGAAGTGA
- a CDS encoding HsdM family class I SAM-dependent methyltransferase — protein sequence MKVESLGKTPGKTPGKTRVETRVETRVEKTKLKTPLLFLKMADERTKPPYTQPSIVPKNHDWPSLIKKDGDELFEHYRNILRNLGKEKGLLGLIFMKSQNKFQDPAKLRRLIVDLINNENWSVMSADVKGDAYEGLLEKNAQDTKTGAGQYFTPRPLIRAMVDVIDAQPGETICDPACGTGGFILAAHDYIVDRNKNMSKADKKNLKNKTFKGWELVQSTARLCAMNLMLHGIGSDEDLPILVSDSLAADPGDRFNIVLTNPPFGKKSSTTIVNGKGQISKEKDIIEREDFWSTTSNKQLNFVQHVKTLLKQNGRAAVVVPDNVLFEGGAGENIRRKLLHECEVHTLLRLPTGLFYAQGVKANVIFFDRKAASEKPWTKKLWIYDLRTNIHFTLKTNPLKRKDLDEFVTCYNPKNRNKRKPTWTEKKPDGRWRAFEYDELINRDKAGLDIFWLKDESLEDSENLPDPGILAQEIVEDLEAALEQFRLIANDLENGYEEVAS from the coding sequence ATGAAAGTGGAATCTCTGGGGAAAACGCCGGGGAAAACGCCGGGGAAAACGCGGGTAGAAACGCGGGTAGAAACGCGGGTAGAAAAAACAAAATTAAAAACTCCTCTGCTGTTTCTTAAGATGGCAGATGAGAGGACAAAGCCGCCATATACACAGCCAAGCATAGTGCCGAAAAATCATGACTGGCCCAGCCTGATTAAAAAAGACGGTGATGAGTTATTTGAGCATTACCGGAACATTTTAAGAAATCTGGGTAAAGAAAAAGGCCTGCTTGGGCTGATCTTCATGAAATCCCAGAACAAGTTTCAGGACCCGGCTAAACTTCGGCGGTTGATTGTTGACTTGATTAATAATGAAAACTGGTCTGTGATGAGTGCTGATGTCAAGGGCGATGCATACGAAGGACTTCTGGAAAAAAATGCCCAGGATACAAAAACAGGAGCAGGTCAGTATTTTACCCCCCGCCCGCTTATTCGCGCAATGGTTGATGTAATAGATGCGCAGCCCGGCGAAACCATTTGCGATCCTGCCTGCGGAACCGGTGGTTTTATCCTTGCTGCCCATGATTATATTGTTGATCGAAACAAAAATATGTCTAAGGCAGACAAGAAGAATCTTAAAAACAAAACATTCAAAGGATGGGAACTGGTTCAAAGCACTGCCCGCCTTTGTGCCATGAATCTTATGCTTCATGGAATAGGCAGTGATGAAGATCTTCCAATACTGGTATCAGATTCCCTTGCTGCAGATCCCGGCGACCGGTTTAATATTGTTCTTACTAATCCGCCATTTGGAAAAAAAAGCAGCACGACAATTGTTAACGGCAAAGGTCAAATTTCTAAGGAAAAAGATATTATTGAAAGAGAAGACTTCTGGTCCACAACTTCAAATAAACAGCTCAACTTTGTCCAGCATGTAAAAACCCTTCTCAAACAAAACGGCCGCGCGGCCGTTGTTGTTCCGGACAATGTGCTTTTTGAAGGCGGTGCAGGAGAAAATATCCGCAGAAAACTCCTGCACGAATGCGAGGTCCACACGCTTCTTCGCCTGCCGACAGGCCTGTTCTATGCCCAGGGCGTAAAAGCAAACGTTATCTTTTTCGACCGCAAAGCCGCATCTGAAAAGCCCTGGACAAAAAAGCTCTGGATATACGATCTTCGCACAAACATACACTTTACTCTCAAAACCAATCCCTTAAAGCGCAAAGACCTCGATGAATTTGTAACATGCTATAATCCAAAAAACAGAAACAAACGCAAACCCACATGGACTGAGAAGAAACCTGACGGCAGATGGCGGGCATTCGAATACGATGAACTCATAAACCGGGACAAAGCCGGCCTCGATATTTTCTGGCTCAAGGACGAAAGCCTTGAAGATTCCGAAAACCTTCCTGATCCCGGCATCCTCGCCCAGGAAATAGTCGAAGACCTTGAAGCTGCCCTTGAGCAGTTTCGTTTGATAGCAAATGATCTTGAAAACGGTTATGAGGAGGTGGCTTCTTAA
- a CDS encoding restriction endonuclease subunit S, whose protein sequence is MDNDIKQVDEKLPDTWELVPFKEVVSVLPDGSKRVKKRNYLETGKIPVIDQGQDYIGGFTDDESMTFTGELPVILFGDHTKSIKFVKSPFAVGADGIKILKPASSYNIKFFFYLLHSLQIPDRGYSRHFQFLKKFDLPFASPDEQKRIVAEIEKQFSRLDEAVENLKRVKANLKRYKASVLKAAVEGKLTEEWREKHPDVEPAGKLLERILVERRKKWEEAELAKMKAKGKVPKDDKWKKKYKEPAKPELDGLPSLPDSWIWCLANTICNKIQDGTHFSPKNQFKSKKKGYFLYITAKNIKVPGIDLTDVTYIEERVHKKIFSRCNVEKNDVLLIKDGVKTGIATVNQLEEEFSLLSSVALLKPINFILNSLYLKNYLNSPLGFNLVTGKMTGTAIKRIILQKINETPVPLAPIDEQKEIIFQIDKSLGIVAVIEIEIERNLKRADRLRQSILKKAFSGQLIPSANDYESGISGENAGENAGENAGRNAGRNAGRKNKIKNSSAVS, encoded by the coding sequence ATGGATAATGATATAAAACAAGTTGATGAAAAATTACCTGATACTTGGGAACTCGTTCCTTTTAAAGAAGTCGTTTCTGTCTTGCCCGATGGTAGTAAGCGTGTAAAAAAAAGAAATTATCTCGAAACTGGAAAAATACCAGTGATTGATCAGGGGCAGGATTATATAGGTGGTTTTACAGATGATGAAAGTATGACTTTTACTGGAGAACTCCCTGTTATACTTTTTGGCGATCATACAAAATCAATAAAATTTGTTAAAAGCCCTTTCGCTGTTGGTGCAGATGGTATAAAAATATTAAAACCAGCATCCAGCTATAACATCAAATTCTTTTTTTACCTGCTCCACTCTTTACAGATACCAGACCGTGGCTATAGTCGACATTTTCAGTTTTTAAAAAAGTTTGATTTACCATTTGCATCGCCAGACGAACAAAAACGCATCGTCGCAGAGATCGAAAAGCAATTTTCCCGCTTAGATGAAGCTGTTGAAAACCTAAAGCGCGTAAAAGCCAACCTCAAGCGATACAAAGCCTCTGTCCTCAAAGCTGCTGTTGAAGGCAAGCTCACAGAAGAATGGAGGGAAAAGCATCCTGATGTTGAACCGGCTGGCAAACTTCTCGAACGTATTTTAGTCGAACGCCGTAAAAAATGGGAAGAAGCGGAATTGGCTAAAATGAAAGCCAAGGGGAAAGTTCCGAAGGATGATAAGTGGAAGAAGAAGTATAAAGAACCTGCAAAGCCTGAGCTTGACGGTTTACCATCGTTGCCAGATAGTTGGATATGGTGCTTGGCAAATACTATTTGTAACAAAATTCAAGATGGAACACATTTTTCACCAAAGAATCAATTTAAATCAAAGAAAAAAGGCTACTTTTTATATATAACAGCGAAAAACATTAAAGTGCCCGGAATTGATCTTACGGATGTTACTTATATAGAAGAAAGGGTGCATAAAAAAATATTTAGTCGATGTAATGTTGAAAAAAATGATGTGTTATTAATTAAAGATGGTGTCAAAACAGGAATTGCAACTGTAAATCAGCTTGAAGAGGAATTCAGTTTGTTATCAAGTGTTGCTTTGCTCAAGCCAATTAATTTCATTTTAAATTCATTGTATCTAAAAAATTATTTAAATAGCCCTTTAGGGTTTAACTTGGTAACAGGGAAGATGACTGGAACAGCTATAAAACGTATAATTTTACAAAAAATAAATGAAACCCCTGTTCCCTTAGCGCCCATTGATGAGCAGAAGGAGATAATTTTTCAAATAGATAAAAGTCTAGGTATTGTTGCTGTAATTGAGATTGAAATTGAAAGGAATTTAAAACGTGCGGACCGTCTCCGCCAATCCATCCTGAAAAAGGCCTTCTCCGGCCAATTGATCCCATCAGCCAATGACTATGAAAGTGGAATCTCTGGGGAAAACGCCGGGGAAAACGCCGGGGAAAACGCGGGTAGAAACGCGGGTAGAAACGCGGGTAGAAAAAACAAAATTAAAAACTCCTCTGCTGTTTCTTAA
- a CDS encoding type I restriction-modification enzyme R subunit C-terminal domain-containing protein yields the protein MPFSQEGGLGKVYQLFGDELNDILDEFNEALAA from the coding sequence GTGCCTTTTTCGCAGGAGGGTGGACTTGGGAAAGTGTATCAGTTGTTTGGGGATGAGTTGAACGATATTTTGGATGAATTCAATGAGGCGTTGGCTGCCTGA
- a CDS encoding ATP-binding protein has protein sequence MNLTELKQLVKQGESDRLEFKKTTGQRTAATKTVCAMLNGMGGFVLFGVTDKGEIPGQQVSAKTLENMSNEIRNIEPPAFPDIETISLKSGKAVIIIHVTGSRGLYAYSGRSYIRNGPTTIQMPRSEYNNRLMEKLHATRRWENEPVAKGITIADLDDEEIQTLVANSVRIGRMEPPKNTDTTSILRGLDLIRDDKLLNAAVVLFGRDIWSYYPQCEIRLARFRGKDRLGDFIDNRQYKGNAFSLLRRAERFLLDHVLIAGRVIPGKMVREDNPWYPPPATREAIANAICHRDYTEPGSAVALAMHDDRLEIINPGEFHFGITPEKLKEPHESKPWNPLIANAFYRAGIIERWGSGTTNIIDWCEENDNPVPRWQERAGSVVVTFFPITDKKAMEVAGEVTMEVTMEVTMEVARLLPVCLQPESRRILQKRLGLRNADHFRKAYILPAIEGGWIEMTIPEKPQSRLQKYRLTAKGKAWLGKNVDKGK, from the coding sequence TTGAATTTAACGGAACTGAAACAGCTTGTAAAGCAGGGCGAGTCAGACCGGCTTGAGTTTAAAAAGACCACCGGTCAGCGGACTGCTGCGACAAAAACAGTCTGTGCCATGCTAAACGGTATGGGCGGTTTTGTTTTATTCGGGGTGACTGATAAAGGAGAAATTCCCGGGCAGCAGGTTTCTGCAAAAACACTTGAAAACATGTCAAACGAAATCCGCAACATTGAACCTCCTGCCTTTCCTGACATTGAAACAATTTCTCTGAAATCGGGAAAGGCTGTCATCATTATACATGTTACCGGAAGCAGGGGCCTCTATGCATATTCCGGTCGATCCTATATCAGAAACGGCCCGACAACTATTCAGATGCCTCGCAGTGAATATAATAACCGTTTGATGGAGAAACTCCACGCAACCCGTCGGTGGGAAAACGAACCTGTTGCAAAAGGGATAACCATTGCAGACCTTGACGATGAAGAGATACAGACCCTGGTTGCCAATTCAGTCCGCATCGGGCGCATGGAACCTCCAAAAAATACGGATACAACATCTATTCTTAGAGGTCTTGATCTTATACGGGATGATAAATTGCTAAATGCCGCCGTTGTGTTGTTTGGCCGCGACATATGGTCTTATTATCCGCAATGTGAAATCCGCCTGGCAAGATTCCGGGGGAAAGATCGGTTGGGTGATTTTATTGACAACAGGCAGTATAAAGGAAATGCGTTTTCTTTGCTCAGACGGGCTGAACGTTTTTTGCTGGATCATGTACTCATTGCCGGGCGTGTTATTCCCGGAAAAATGGTCAGGGAAGATAATCCTTGGTATCCGCCGCCTGCAACCCGTGAAGCCATTGCAAACGCTATTTGCCACAGGGACTATACTGAACCGGGTAGTGCTGTTGCTTTGGCCATGCATGATGACAGGCTTGAAATCATCAATCCAGGTGAATTTCATTTTGGCATAACGCCTGAAAAACTGAAAGAACCACATGAATCCAAACCATGGAATCCCTTGATTGCCAATGCATTCTACCGGGCAGGTATTATTGAACGCTGGGGAAGCGGTACAACCAATATCATTGACTGGTGTGAAGAAAATGACAATCCAGTTCCTCGCTGGCAGGAGCGGGCCGGGTCTGTGGTGGTGACGTTTTTTCCGATAACTGACAAAAAGGCCATGGAAGTCGCAGGTGAAGTCACCATGGAAGTCACCATGGAAGTCACCATGGAAGTCGCAAGGCTGCTTCCAGTCTGTCTGCAACCGGAAAGTAGACGTATCCTACAGAAAAGACTGGGGCTACGCAATGCAGATCATTTCAGAAAAGCATATATTTTACCAGCAATAGAAGGCGGCTGGATAGAAATGACGATTCCGGAAAAGCCTCAAAGCCGGCTGCAGAAATATAGACTTACAGCAAAAGGGAAGGCATGGCTGGGTAAGAATGTTGACAAAGGGAAATAA